In Populus trichocarpa isolate Nisqually-1 chromosome 12, P.trichocarpa_v4.1, whole genome shotgun sequence, a genomic segment contains:
- the LOC7486736 gene encoding uncharacterized GPI-anchored protein At4g28100 produces MSLNILTFLLLLTCFPLLLAGMPNPDPATIQPFKPGPTPPATIPASPEQSNLAGCPLELPNELFNGIKSACGSGSSASGHLHRTRCCPVLAAWLYSAYSATALSRANKVIPATTTGRSPSYDMPLLPDDSETCVDGLSKGLKEKGIELVKPNETCDVVYCYCGIRLHPLSCPEAFSLNRKGKLVGDKRVKKLERNCLSNSNNVNGFPGLGGCSKCLNSLHLLNNKKTLNSSKSDDRTARMHSKDCQLMGLTWLLAKNRTAYIHTVTAVIRAMMLSTDGFDPQSCTLNSDGMPLAVDSSEISNNSLSICHQVPIYAAMAFICLLNLLLIVPSTKF; encoded by the exons ATGTCCCTAAACATTCTAACTTTCCTCTTGTTACTCACTTGTTTTCCTCTTCTCCTTGCGGGTATGCCCAACCCGGACCCGGCTACAATTCAACCATTTAAACCAGGCCCAACACCGCCAGCAACAATCCCTGCATCCCCTGAGCAATCTAACCTTGCTGGTTGCCCATTAGAGCTTCCCAATGAACTCTTCAATGGCATTAAATCAGCTTGTGGTAGTGGCTCCTCTGCTAGCGGGCACCTCCACAGGACCCGGTGCTGTCCAGTTCTTGCTGCTTGGCTTTACTCTGCTTACTCTGCCACTGCACTTAGCAGAGCTAACAAAGTAATCCCAGCAACAACAACGGGTCGTTCTCCATCGTATGACATGCCCTTGCTTCCTGATGACTCCGAGACTTGTGTTGATGGGCTCTCCAAAGGGTTGAAAGAGAAAGGCATAGAATTGGTTAAGCCTAATGAGACTTGTGATGTTGTGTATTGTTATTGTGGTATTAGATTGCACCCTCTGAGTTGCCCGGAAGCCTTTTCTTTGAACCGAAAGGGAAAGCTTGTTGGGGATAAGAGAGTtaagaaattagaaagaaattgCTTGAGTAATAGTAACAATGTGAATGGATTTCCTGGTCTTGGTGGCTGCTCCAAGTGCTTGAACAGTCTTCACTTG CTTAACAACAAGAAGACTTTAAATTCAAGCAAATCAGACGATAGGACCGCAAGAATGCACAGCAAAGATTGCCAGTTGATGGGTCTTACATGGCTACTTGCCAAGAATCGCACGGCTTACATTCACACAGTTACTGCAGTCATACGAGCTATGATGCTGAGCACCGACGGCTTTGATCCACAGTCGTGCACTCTCAACAGTGACGGAATGCCTCTAGCCGTAGATTCTTCTGAAATCTCCAACAATTCTTTGTCAATCTGTCATCAAGTTCCCATCTATGCAGCCATGGCTTTCATTTGTTTGTTAAATCTTCTACTCATTGTACCATCCACCAAATTTTAG